One genomic region from Salvia hispanica cultivar TCC Black 2014 chromosome 2, UniMelb_Shisp_WGS_1.0, whole genome shotgun sequence encodes:
- the LOC125205874 gene encoding MADS-box protein AGL42-like isoform X2 — protein MVRGKVEMKRIENPTSRQVTFSKRRNGLLKKAYELSVLCDAEVALIIFSQKGRLYEFSSSNMQKSIEKYLERAREERGNEVEQRMKYLKHEAALMMKKIELLENSQRKLLGQNLGAYSLQELHETENQLQRSLHNVRARKAQLYKEETEKLLAKEKFLLEENSKLRQKCEVREAERESQSQTTLSSEVVTELFIGPPTTRKARDFSTFTSK, from the exons ATGGTGAGAGGGAAGGTGGAAATGAAGCGCATTGAAAATCCAACAAGCAGGCAGGTGACCTTTTCAAAGCGCAGAAACGGGCTATTGAAGAAGGCATATGAGCTCTCAGTGCTCTGCGATGCAGAAGTTGCTTTGATCATATTCTCTCAAAAAGGAAGACTTTATGAGTTCTCAAGCTCCAA caTGCAGAAGTCCATAGAGAAATATCTTGAACGTGCAAGAGAAGAGCGGGGCAATGAAGTCGAACAACGCATGAAG TATTTAAAGCATGAAGCAGcgttgatgatgaagaagatagAGCTACTAGAGAATTCCCAAAG GAAGCTTTTAGGGCAAAACCTTGGAGCTTATTCATTGCAAGAGCTCCACGAAACCGAAAACCAGCTCCAGCGAAGCCTACACAATGTCAGGGCCAGAAAG GCTCAACTATACAAGGAGGAAACAGAAAAACTACTTGCAAAG GAGAAGTTTTTGTTGGAAGAAAATTCCAAGTTGCGCCAAAAG TGTGAAGTTAGGGAAGCAGAAAGAGAGAGTCAGAGCCAAACCACACTGAGCTCGGAGGTTGTGACCGAGTTGTTCATCGGCCCACCAACTACAAGGAAAGCCCGTGATTTCTCAACTTTTACTAGCAAATaa
- the LOC125205874 gene encoding MADS-box protein AGL42-like isoform X1, translating into MVRGKVEMKRIENPTSRQVTFSKRRNGLLKKAYELSVLCDAEVALIIFSQKGRLYEFSSSNMQKSIEKYLERAREERGNEVEQRMKLQYLKHEAALMMKKIELLENSQRKLLGQNLGAYSLQELHETENQLQRSLHNVRARKAQLYKEETEKLLAKEKFLLEENSKLRQKCEVREAERESQSQTTLSSEVVTELFIGPPTTRKARDFSTFTSK; encoded by the exons ATGGTGAGAGGGAAGGTGGAAATGAAGCGCATTGAAAATCCAACAAGCAGGCAGGTGACCTTTTCAAAGCGCAGAAACGGGCTATTGAAGAAGGCATATGAGCTCTCAGTGCTCTGCGATGCAGAAGTTGCTTTGATCATATTCTCTCAAAAAGGAAGACTTTATGAGTTCTCAAGCTCCAA caTGCAGAAGTCCATAGAGAAATATCTTGAACGTGCAAGAGAAGAGCGGGGCAATGAAGTCGAACAACGCATGAAG TTGCAGTATTTAAAGCATGAAGCAGcgttgatgatgaagaagatagAGCTACTAGAGAATTCCCAAAG GAAGCTTTTAGGGCAAAACCTTGGAGCTTATTCATTGCAAGAGCTCCACGAAACCGAAAACCAGCTCCAGCGAAGCCTACACAATGTCAGGGCCAGAAAG GCTCAACTATACAAGGAGGAAACAGAAAAACTACTTGCAAAG GAGAAGTTTTTGTTGGAAGAAAATTCCAAGTTGCGCCAAAAG TGTGAAGTTAGGGAAGCAGAAAGAGAGAGTCAGAGCCAAACCACACTGAGCTCGGAGGTTGTGACCGAGTTGTTCATCGGCCCACCAACTACAAGGAAAGCCCGTGATTTCTCAACTTTTACTAGCAAATaa
- the LOC125205873 gene encoding uncharacterized protein LOC125205873 isoform X1, with amino-acid sequence MGREWLYWIGGASSSRRRRAKQEESTSAGCMCAVFQLFDMHHHLPLNHQHPFLQQEATTFQLKGVEAPRNSMELEEAPPIKQQENLNFPGGIQIKTISRKEDSESIDSPSTKTPNLVARLMGLDLLPESNTTSPSFSCPNSKPPPKSHLNQTRCFYDDDIKVGARSLPETPRMEYHRLSLQINKENSNNTNDEFKSPRSRFRQQQQQQDENRSPGHYAKQILKQVKESVSRRVGLVDITNTNRDEIRRDQNLIIKLSKKNSNDTKQSSPKLRISDTNKSPRNSTSSDTNPPPPSKPKPNKGNRVKIGPKTSHQAIRNKKEEPFVRSPAAKKKNKSKKAPLSSELIHLSGPTIVPVKKGPSPPATKLPQKQVFFGLQVSDALSSKRNTQLSSDTSRSYKQPDKILATAPHSGNAEEYRCYIQKILKRSGIIDKLTPLTLGKWHTPSHPLDPSIFYYLELFHPAAAPSAAVLSRRCNRKLIFQLVDEILADILRPHLDYKPWIHKSPADQFSLVDDLCERIGNFPAKDCQVLEDIDLLVEKDLRKTEVNEYFEEEGERLVREVEAEIVERLLIETVADGVRTERKRRWVARDQIPRQGIIHVA; translated from the exons ATGGGCAGAGAGTGGCTTTACTGGATTGGCGGCGCCTCCTCCTCCAGAAGGCGGAGGGCCAAGCAGGAGGAGAGCACCTCTGCCGGCTGCATGTGTGCCGTTTTTCAGCTCTTCGATATGCACCACCACCTCCCTCTCAATCACCAACATCCTTTTCTTCAACAAGAAGCCACCACATTTCAACTTAAAG GAGTGGAGGCGCCAAGAAACAGCATGGAGCTGGAGGAGGCGCCCCCCATTAAACAACAAGAGAATTTAAATTTCCCA GGTGGGATACAGATCAAAACGATTTCAAGAAAAGAGGATTCCGAGAGCATTGATTCACCCTCAACCAAGACCCCAAATCTTGTAGCCAGGCTAATGGGGCTGGATTTGCTTCCAGAAAGCAACACCACCTCCCCTTCATTCTCCTGTCCCAATTCCAAACCCCCACCAAAATCCCATCTCAACCAAACCAGATGCTTCTACGACGACGACATCAAAGTCGGCGCTCGCTCTCTGCCGGAGACGCCCAGAATGGAGTACCACCGCCTCTCCCTGCAGATAAACAAGGAGAACAGCAACAACACAAACGATGAATTCAAAAGCCCAAGGTCCAGATTCcgacagcagcagcagcagcaagaTGAGAACAGAAGCCCGGGACATTACGCGAAACAGATTTTGAAGCAAGTTAAAGAGAGCGTGAGCAGAAGAGTGGGGCTCGTCGACATCACCAACACAAACAGAGACGAAATCCGAAGAGATCAAAATCTCATCATCAAACTCTCCAAGAAGAACTCCAACGATACCAAGCAATCATCGCCCAAGTTGAGGATTTCAGACACCAACAAAAGTCCAAGAAATTCAACCTCTTCCGACACTAATCCGCCACCACCGTCCAAGCCTAAGCCTAACAAGGGAAACAGGGTGAAAATAGGCCCAAAAACAAGCCATCAAGCCATCAGAAACAAGAAAGAAGAGCCATTTGTCCGATCGCCGGCagcgaagaagaaaaacaagtCCAAGAAAGCTCCATTGTCGAGTGAGCTCATTCATTTAAGTGGTCCCACAATTGTGCCGGTCAAGAAAGGTCCTTCCCCTCCTGCAACTAAACTACCTCAAAAACAG gtTTTTTTTGGGTTGCAGGTATCAGATGCTCTTTCATCGAAAAGGAACACACAGTTATCTAGTGATACGAGCCGGTCGTACAAGCAGCCGGATAAAATACTCGCCACCGCGCCACACAGCGGTAACGCGGAGGAGTACAGATGCTACATCCAGAAAATCCTCAAACGCTCCGGCATAATCGACAAATTAACACCGCTAACCCTAGGCAAATGGCACACCCCTTCCCACCCATTGGATCCCTCAATTTTTTACTACCTCGAGCTCTTCCACCCCGCCGCTGccccctccgccgccgtcCTCAGCCGCCGCTGCAATCGGAAGCTGATATTCCAGCTGGTGGACGAGATCCTGGCTGATATTTTGAGGCCGCACTTGGATTACAAGCCCTGGATTCATAAATCTCCGGCGGATCAATTCTCTTTGGTCGATGATCTGTGTGAGAGGATTGGGAATTTTCCGGCGAAGGACTGTCAGGTGCTTGAAGATATCGATTTGTTGGTGGAGAAGGATCTGAGGAAGACGGAGGTGAATGAGTATTTTGAGGAGGAAGGGGAGCGGTTGGTGCGTGAGGTGGAAGCTGAGATTGTGGAGCGGTTACTCATTGAAACGGTGGCGGACGGAGTCCGTAcggagaggaagaggaggtGGGTGGCACGTGACCAGATTCCACGTCAGGGAATCATCCACGTGGCATAA
- the LOC125205873 gene encoding uncharacterized protein LOC125205873 isoform X2 → MGREWLYWIGGASSSRRRRAKQEESTSAGCMCAVFQLFDMHHHLPLNHQHPFLQQEATTFQLKGVEAPRNSMELEEAPPIKQQENLNFPGGIQIKTISRKEDSESIDSPSTKTPNLVARLMGLDLLPESNTTSPSFSCPNSKPPPKSHLNQTRCFYDDDIKVGARSLPETPRMEYHRLSLQINKENSNNTNDEFKSPRSRFRQQQQQQDENRSPGHYAKQILKQVKESVSRRVGLVDITNTNRDEIRRDQNLIIKLSKKNSNDTKQSSPKLRISDTNKSPRNSTSSDTNPPPPSKPKPNKGNRVKIGPKTSHQAIRNKKEEPFVRSPAAKKKNKSKKAPLSSELIHLSGPTIVPVKKGPSPPATKLPQKQVSDALSSKRNTQLSSDTSRSYKQPDKILATAPHSGNAEEYRCYIQKILKRSGIIDKLTPLTLGKWHTPSHPLDPSIFYYLELFHPAAAPSAAVLSRRCNRKLIFQLVDEILADILRPHLDYKPWIHKSPADQFSLVDDLCERIGNFPAKDCQVLEDIDLLVEKDLRKTEVNEYFEEEGERLVREVEAEIVERLLIETVADGVRTERKRRWVARDQIPRQGIIHVA, encoded by the exons ATGGGCAGAGAGTGGCTTTACTGGATTGGCGGCGCCTCCTCCTCCAGAAGGCGGAGGGCCAAGCAGGAGGAGAGCACCTCTGCCGGCTGCATGTGTGCCGTTTTTCAGCTCTTCGATATGCACCACCACCTCCCTCTCAATCACCAACATCCTTTTCTTCAACAAGAAGCCACCACATTTCAACTTAAAG GAGTGGAGGCGCCAAGAAACAGCATGGAGCTGGAGGAGGCGCCCCCCATTAAACAACAAGAGAATTTAAATTTCCCA GGTGGGATACAGATCAAAACGATTTCAAGAAAAGAGGATTCCGAGAGCATTGATTCACCCTCAACCAAGACCCCAAATCTTGTAGCCAGGCTAATGGGGCTGGATTTGCTTCCAGAAAGCAACACCACCTCCCCTTCATTCTCCTGTCCCAATTCCAAACCCCCACCAAAATCCCATCTCAACCAAACCAGATGCTTCTACGACGACGACATCAAAGTCGGCGCTCGCTCTCTGCCGGAGACGCCCAGAATGGAGTACCACCGCCTCTCCCTGCAGATAAACAAGGAGAACAGCAACAACACAAACGATGAATTCAAAAGCCCAAGGTCCAGATTCcgacagcagcagcagcagcaagaTGAGAACAGAAGCCCGGGACATTACGCGAAACAGATTTTGAAGCAAGTTAAAGAGAGCGTGAGCAGAAGAGTGGGGCTCGTCGACATCACCAACACAAACAGAGACGAAATCCGAAGAGATCAAAATCTCATCATCAAACTCTCCAAGAAGAACTCCAACGATACCAAGCAATCATCGCCCAAGTTGAGGATTTCAGACACCAACAAAAGTCCAAGAAATTCAACCTCTTCCGACACTAATCCGCCACCACCGTCCAAGCCTAAGCCTAACAAGGGAAACAGGGTGAAAATAGGCCCAAAAACAAGCCATCAAGCCATCAGAAACAAGAAAGAAGAGCCATTTGTCCGATCGCCGGCagcgaagaagaaaaacaagtCCAAGAAAGCTCCATTGTCGAGTGAGCTCATTCATTTAAGTGGTCCCACAATTGTGCCGGTCAAGAAAGGTCCTTCCCCTCCTGCAACTAAACTACCTCAAAAACAG GTATCAGATGCTCTTTCATCGAAAAGGAACACACAGTTATCTAGTGATACGAGCCGGTCGTACAAGCAGCCGGATAAAATACTCGCCACCGCGCCACACAGCGGTAACGCGGAGGAGTACAGATGCTACATCCAGAAAATCCTCAAACGCTCCGGCATAATCGACAAATTAACACCGCTAACCCTAGGCAAATGGCACACCCCTTCCCACCCATTGGATCCCTCAATTTTTTACTACCTCGAGCTCTTCCACCCCGCCGCTGccccctccgccgccgtcCTCAGCCGCCGCTGCAATCGGAAGCTGATATTCCAGCTGGTGGACGAGATCCTGGCTGATATTTTGAGGCCGCACTTGGATTACAAGCCCTGGATTCATAAATCTCCGGCGGATCAATTCTCTTTGGTCGATGATCTGTGTGAGAGGATTGGGAATTTTCCGGCGAAGGACTGTCAGGTGCTTGAAGATATCGATTTGTTGGTGGAGAAGGATCTGAGGAAGACGGAGGTGAATGAGTATTTTGAGGAGGAAGGGGAGCGGTTGGTGCGTGAGGTGGAAGCTGAGATTGTGGAGCGGTTACTCATTGAAACGGTGGCGGACGGAGTCCGTAcggagaggaagaggaggtGGGTGGCACGTGACCAGATTCCACGTCAGGGAATCATCCACGTGGCATAA
- the LOC125204819 gene encoding uncharacterized protein LOC125204819 isoform X1 has protein sequence MSTNQNPCPNSNAATVLLPEIGPDGLARESPIIAYTEKIIEEEQLQLRKYIEENYSKIRDVERELANLSMEMKLTAGPKKAALEHLRKKIEMSTERIRLAKVKEEQAKKAWEAAAKDVQDEEAIKQKLCNDLNNLVQESSNSQLARLEELKRRMKSLNPSRSSNIHKPSEGNQRLPQGSTVEVSSAAQSTSGPPSGAMGTIATEVNAQNSIITEQNRQPSSDSEGRGKKKSSNQGRIRGIGAVPKGRGHAAPGWTGAGFDVDGRG, from the exons ATGTCGACGAATCAGAACCCCTGCCCCAACAGCAATGCGGCTACAGTCTTGCTTCCTGAGATCGGGCCAGATGGCTTGGCCCGAGAATCTCCTATCATAGCTTACACCGAGAAG ATAATTGAAGAGGAGCAGCTTCAGTTGAGGAA GTACATTGAAGAAAACTATTCTAAGATTCGTGACGTTGAACGAGAACTTGCAAACCTCTCAATGGAAATGAAGCTTACTGCCGGTCCAAAGAAAGCTG CACTTGAACACCTACggaagaaaatagaaatgtcaacagaGAGAATTCGTTTGGCTAAGGTGAAAGAAGAACAAGCTAAAAAG GCCTGGGAAGCAGCAGCAAAAGATGTGCAGGATGAGGAAGCAATCAAACAGAAGCTTTGCAATGATCTAAATAATCTG GTCCAGGAAAGTAGCAACAGCCAGCTTGCTAGACTGGAGGAACTGAAGCGCCGTATGAAGTCTCTGAACCCAAGTAGATCTTCCAATATACACAAGCCCTCA GAGGGAAATCAAAGGCTGCCACAGGGTAGTACAGTTGAAGTTTCTTCTGCTGCTCAAAGCACATCGGGACCACCTAGTGGAGCTATGGGAACCATAGCTACTGAAGTTAATGCACAGAACTCCATAATAACTGAGCAAAACCGACAGCCTTCTAGCGACAGCGAGGGACgaggaaagaagaaaagttCAAACCAAGGAAGAATAAGGGGAATAGGGGCAGTACCTAAGGGCAGAGGGCATGCAGCACCTGGTTGGACTGGAGCTGGTTTTGATGTGGATGGCAGAGGTTGA
- the LOC125204819 gene encoding uncharacterized protein LOC125204819 isoform X2, producing the protein MSTNQNPCPNSNAATVLLPEIGPDGLARESPIIAYTEKIIEEEQLQLRKYIEENYSKIRDVERELANLSMEMKLTAGPKKAALEHLRKKIEMSTERIRLAKVKEEQAKKAWEAAAKDVQDEEAIKQKLCNDLNNLVQESSNSQLARLEELKRRMKSLNPSRSSNIHKPSV; encoded by the exons ATGTCGACGAATCAGAACCCCTGCCCCAACAGCAATGCGGCTACAGTCTTGCTTCCTGAGATCGGGCCAGATGGCTTGGCCCGAGAATCTCCTATCATAGCTTACACCGAGAAG ATAATTGAAGAGGAGCAGCTTCAGTTGAGGAA GTACATTGAAGAAAACTATTCTAAGATTCGTGACGTTGAACGAGAACTTGCAAACCTCTCAATGGAAATGAAGCTTACTGCCGGTCCAAAGAAAGCTG CACTTGAACACCTACggaagaaaatagaaatgtcaacagaGAGAATTCGTTTGGCTAAGGTGAAAGAAGAACAAGCTAAAAAG GCCTGGGAAGCAGCAGCAAAAGATGTGCAGGATGAGGAAGCAATCAAACAGAAGCTTTGCAATGATCTAAATAATCTG GTCCAGGAAAGTAGCAACAGCCAGCTTGCTAGACTGGAGGAACTGAAGCGCCGTATGAAGTCTCTGAACCCAAGTAGATCTTCCAATATACACAAGCCCTCAGTATGA